A genomic region of Erythrobacter sp. SCSIO 43205 contains the following coding sequences:
- a CDS encoding nuclear transport factor 2 family protein yields MAFTGPLEDRIAIRELMNTHAHGVMSQDPEIWGSIWAQDARWELPEYPDLGVFEGKETIVNNWIESMKVYGTSKMQKPMVYFMEPGAIEVDGDKATSTGYTHEVYEDPHNNGQLVRGTGRYDDRLEKRDGQWLFTYRAYRIIHEERD; encoded by the coding sequence ATGGCTTTTACAGGACCTCTCGAAGACCGGATTGCGATCCGCGAATTGATGAACACTCATGCTCACGGTGTGATGAGCCAAGACCCGGAAATCTGGGGCTCAATCTGGGCACAGGATGCGCGCTGGGAGTTGCCGGAATATCCTGACCTCGGTGTGTTCGAAGGCAAGGAGACGATCGTCAACAACTGGATCGAATCCATGAAAGTTTACGGCACAAGCAAGATGCAAAAGCCGATGGTCTATTTCATGGAGCCGGGCGCGATTGAAGTGGATGGCGATAAAGCCACATCGACCGGCTACACTCACGAAGTGTATGAAGACCCGCACAATAACGGCCAACTGGTACGCGGCACTGGCCGCTATGACGACCGGCTGGAAAAACGCGACGGCCAATGGCTTTTCACTTACCGCGCCTATCGCATCATCCACGAAGAGCGTGACTAG
- a CDS encoding aromatic ring-hydroxylating dioxygenase subunit alpha, whose protein sequence is MTKVERIESIGNAAEAMIDYVENKHTHLTDSVLPIAADAYSDPEQWQREIDVIFKKLPLMLAFTAELKEPGSYKAMEAVGMPILITRDKKGEVHAFLNVCSHRGAPVAEDGRGSCSRFVCPYHAWTYGLDGKLLAVAEKELFGDVDKSKRALRELPCEEHAGMIFVCLDPDGSIDIDEYFQGALGDYEDMDFANWTFLGSHEIHGANWKIAYDGYLEGYHFAALHPDTVHPRTPSNRMHFDFFGPHMRIGFPHHAIAENLSKVPREEWGTQENNGFDFVRILFPNVSCFIAPEITQIAQLFPGPTPDKNRTVLNYLRREPYKDDEDRETTEGFITFFRDVTYQEDYLMGDAIQKGVETGAHEELVFGRNEVGNQHFHKWLNWYLAEDPDAPKPVS, encoded by the coding sequence ATGACAAAGGTAGAACGCATCGAATCCATCGGTAACGCAGCCGAGGCGATGATCGATTATGTCGAGAATAAACACACGCATCTGACCGACAGCGTGCTGCCAATCGCTGCCGATGCTTATTCCGATCCTGAACAATGGCAACGCGAGATTGATGTCATCTTCAAAAAGCTGCCGCTGATGCTGGCGTTTACTGCCGAATTGAAAGAGCCGGGCAGTTACAAGGCGATGGAAGCGGTGGGGATGCCCATCCTTATCACGCGCGACAAGAAGGGCGAAGTCCACGCGTTTTTGAACGTGTGCTCGCACCGCGGCGCGCCAGTCGCCGAGGATGGTCGGGGCAGCTGTTCGCGCTTTGTGTGCCCGTATCACGCATGGACCTATGGCCTTGATGGCAAGCTGCTTGCGGTGGCTGAAAAAGAGCTGTTCGGCGATGTAGACAAGAGCAAGCGAGCCTTGCGCGAACTGCCTTGTGAAGAACACGCAGGGATGATCTTTGTCTGTCTTGATCCCGATGGTTCAATCGACATCGACGAATATTTCCAAGGCGCGCTGGGCGATTATGAGGACATGGACTTTGCCAATTGGACATTCCTTGGCAGCCATGAAATCCACGGTGCCAATTGGAAGATCGCCTATGACGGCTATCTCGAAGGGTATCACTTCGCCGCGCTGCACCCCGATACGGTCCATCCGCGCACCCCGTCGAACCGGATGCATTTCGACTTCTTTGGGCCGCATATGCGGATCGGTTTCCCGCATCACGCCATCGCCGAAAACTTGAGCAAAGTGCCGCGCGAGGAATGGGGCACTCAAGAGAATAACGGTTTCGACTTCGTGCGCATCTTGTTCCCCAATGTCTCATGTTTTATCGCACCTGAGATCACGCAGATCGCTCAGCTTTTCCCTGGGCCGACGCCTGACAAAAATCGCACCGTTCTCAATTATTTGCGCCGCGAACCGTATAAGGATGACGAAGACCGCGAGACGACCGAAGGCTTCATTACCTTCTTTCGCGATGTGACTTATCAAGAAGATTATCTGATGGGCGACGCGATCCAGAAAGGGGTTGAAACCGGCGCGCATGAAGAGCTGGTGTTTGGCCGGAACGAAGTTGGCAATCAGCACTTCCATAAATGGTTGAACTGGTATCTAGCCGAGGATCCCGATGCGCCAAAGCCAGTCTCTTGA
- a CDS encoding TonB-dependent receptor, translating into MGITVKLLAGISLAAFGAAQVAAQDNDAVQSGDTGGVNEILVTAQKEAQNIQDVPISITALAGETLEDAQVNNVLDLSNTLPNVQINSFSNSPDSAVFTIRGIGVNDADPYVGTTVSVVVDGVVVGVNTAALLSLFDIERVEVLRGPQGTLFGANTTGGVVNVVTKQPTGILGGEAQLVYGNYGQIEANASLNFPLGEEFAGKISVLHNSHNGYFRNYLDGERLGAQNVTSVRGYLQYDNGIYDATVIGEYTASRNDSQTGILIAGPGELFFTPGQTEDPFDYMRGQSNDQPNANDRDTFSATLTQNLETSFGTLTSITNYREYDNLLFSDDDAVTPVLLQTRRDISHHQFSQELRNLVDLSDTTRLIAGVFYFQQEYFLDQSTKLDGFLPGLGQPQTQDQENKSISLFAQLYQELTPDLTLQAGLRYAYEKTEAISTNANSINASGGPAQFDDPLIPGSEVIATGEESWNNVGWKFGMDYQASDDVLLYGYYARGFKSGGFTGRIVIAEDIGPFDPEEVDTFEVGLKSDFADGRVRLNLAAFLNKYNDQQVVQNLTFPSGANSATITNAGKSESKGFEIEATAVPVDGLTLTGSLAYLDAEYLEYDTQVLDATGALVPVSFAGNRLLNSPEWSAAAGFNWEGEVGPGILDLGAQYSYTSSKFTGFTNLPVELVPSINLVNAFASYSPDNSGITIGVWARNLFDEEYFNQRLNLTGIGTLASIGAPRTYGVDVRVEF; encoded by the coding sequence ATGGGTATTACGGTCAAGCTTTTGGCGGGCATTTCACTGGCTGCGTTCGGCGCAGCCCAAGTCGCTGCCCAAGACAATGATGCGGTGCAATCAGGCGATACGGGCGGTGTGAACGAGATCCTCGTAACCGCACAAAAAGAGGCACAGAACATTCAGGATGTGCCGATTTCAATCACTGCGCTTGCCGGTGAAACGCTTGAAGATGCGCAAGTAAACAACGTCCTCGATCTTTCCAACACATTGCCAAATGTGCAGATCAACTCTTTCTCCAACTCGCCCGACTCCGCGGTTTTCACAATCCGGGGTATCGGGGTCAACGATGCAGATCCTTATGTCGGCACCACTGTATCGGTTGTCGTGGATGGGGTCGTGGTCGGTGTGAACACCGCCGCTTTGCTTTCACTATTTGATATCGAGCGCGTAGAGGTTTTGCGCGGGCCTCAAGGGACGCTCTTTGGTGCAAATACGACAGGCGGTGTCGTCAATGTTGTGACGAAACAGCCAACCGGTATTCTGGGCGGCGAGGCGCAGCTTGTTTATGGCAATTACGGTCAGATCGAAGCCAACGCCTCGTTAAACTTCCCACTCGGTGAAGAGTTCGCCGGCAAAATCAGCGTGCTTCACAATTCGCATAATGGCTATTTTCGAAACTATCTCGATGGCGAACGTTTAGGGGCGCAAAACGTCACCTCAGTGCGCGGCTATCTGCAATATGACAACGGCATTTACGATGCGACGGTCATTGGAGAATACACCGCAAGCCGAAACGATTCACAAACGGGCATCTTGATTGCAGGGCCAGGCGAGCTGTTCTTTACGCCCGGTCAGACGGAAGATCCCTTCGATTATATGCGTGGTCAATCGAACGATCAGCCAAATGCCAATGATCGCGACACCTTTTCAGCGACTTTGACGCAGAATCTGGAAACGTCTTTCGGCACGCTGACTTCGATCACGAACTATCGCGAATATGACAATCTGCTGTTTTCCGATGATGATGCCGTCACCCCTGTACTGCTTCAGACACGGCGTGACATCAGTCACCATCAATTCAGTCAGGAATTGCGCAATCTCGTCGACTTGAGCGACACGACACGCCTCATCGCAGGGGTGTTTTACTTCCAGCAGGAATATTTCCTTGATCAGTCGACCAAGCTTGACGGGTTCTTGCCGGGGCTTGGTCAGCCGCAGACGCAGGATCAGGAAAACAAGTCGATCTCGCTCTTCGCACAGCTTTATCAGGAGCTAACTCCTGATCTGACTTTGCAGGCGGGGCTTCGCTATGCTTATGAAAAAACAGAGGCGATTTCGACCAATGCCAATTCGATCAATGCCTCTGGCGGTCCTGCGCAATTTGACGATCCGCTCATCCCCGGCTCAGAGGTTATCGCGACCGGCGAAGAAAGCTGGAACAATGTCGGTTGGAAGTTCGGCATGGACTATCAGGCAAGCGATGATGTGCTCCTTTACGGATATTACGCGCGCGGGTTTAAATCGGGCGGGTTTACCGGACGTATTGTCATCGCCGAGGACATCGGGCCATTTGACCCGGAGGAAGTCGATACGTTTGAAGTCGGCCTGAAGTCGGATTTCGCCGATGGCCGTGTGCGCCTCAATCTCGCCGCGTTCCTCAACAAATATAACGATCAACAGGTGGTGCAAAACCTGACATTCCCATCGGGCGCAAACTCCGCGACGATCACCAATGCGGGTAAATCGGAAAGCAAGGGTTTTGAAATTGAGGCGACCGCGGTTCCGGTTGATGGCCTGACGCTGACCGGATCGCTTGCCTATCTTGATGCCGAATATCTGGAATATGATACGCAGGTGCTTGACGCGACCGGAGCCTTGGTGCCGGTCTCATTTGCGGGCAATCGTTTGCTCAACTCACCTGAATGGAGCGCTGCAGCAGGGTTCAATTGGGAAGGCGAAGTTGGTCCGGGCATTTTGGATCTGGGCGCACAATACAGTTACACCAGTTCAAAATTCACAGGCTTCACCAATCTGCCAGTCGAGTTGGTGCCGTCGATCAATTTGGTCAATGCCTTCGCCAGCTATTCGCCCGACAATTCCGGCATCACCATCGGCGTATGGGCGCGCAATTTGTTTGATGAGGAATACTTCAACCAACGCCTGAATCTTACCGGCATCGGTACGCTCGCCTCGATTGGCGCGCCGCGTACCTATGGCGTCGACGTAAGGGTTGAATTCTGA
- a CDS encoding TetR/AcrR family transcriptional regulator: MTQLKSFAATESRADSEPRWQQRKAAMTRESILQAGIDCLVERGYAGLTTSEVVRRANISRGAMHHHFANRSELVAALIDFVQHRRLEFFLSEYLGSLRDAEPKEAIQLATDLHWQSVLTPEYSAYLELAMAARTDADLAAVLVPATKAFDKEWMDKMEDAFPQWDGRHEALHLASDFAAALHLGLLINRPFLGNPERRSAVRQKLIEVVKQIYADSD; encoded by the coding sequence GTGACACAATTAAAATCTTTCGCCGCGACTGAGTCCCGTGCAGATAGTGAGCCGCGTTGGCAGCAGCGCAAAGCTGCGATGACGCGTGAGAGCATTTTACAAGCCGGGATCGATTGCCTGGTTGAGCGCGGTTATGCTGGGCTCACCACCAGCGAGGTCGTGCGAAGAGCGAATATCTCGCGCGGCGCGATGCACCACCACTTCGCCAATCGTTCCGAGCTGGTCGCTGCGCTAATTGACTTCGTACAGCATCGGCGACTTGAGTTTTTTTTGAGCGAGTATCTCGGCTCATTGCGTGATGCAGAACCAAAAGAAGCGATTCAGCTTGCCACCGACCTGCACTGGCAGAGCGTTCTGACGCCGGAATATTCCGCCTATCTCGAACTGGCTATGGCGGCGAGGACCGATGCTGACTTGGCCGCTGTACTCGTGCCAGCGACAAAAGCTTTCGACAAAGAGTGGATGGATAAGATGGAGGACGCCTTCCCGCAATGGGACGGGCGGCACGAAGCCTTGCACCTCGCAAGCGACTTTGCAGCGGCGCTTCATCTGGGCCTGCTCATTAACCGCCCGTTCCTTGGCAATCCGGAACGCCGCAGCGCAGTCCGACAGAAACTGATCGAAGTGGTGAAACAGATTTATGCCGATAGCGATTAG
- a CDS encoding SRPBCC family protein: MNKQASVPPPMNGRDPSNLRGDPITGDRYFSKEFAQKEWDHLWTKIWHVAGRTAELEEAGDYVVHNFMKESVICVRQHDGSVKAFYNSCAHRGMRLVQDSSSVDAFTCPYHGWRHGLDGVVEYAQDADDFVKGNPCGKAKLKELRCETWGGFVWYTMDDNAPSLHDYLYPMMEVYQRYDMEKAVRVAWYRIALNANWKFVTDNFSESYHTRTAHPQVPPWIDQDVDSARLEIWPNGLGRTVQPMRPSLTDRPEGGGNAMFEGELRKWDIDPDKYETYEEFAIQGWKDLKAAKRKLWKEKGYLHYEHLNEEEITDSPHTVMFPNVTISFLPDNLVFFRSEPHPDDPEKCYFDLWCMAFPVEGQTEVESIMAGIRPLEEATHCEHRDFDQGRGIPELAGQIVYQDMELAEGMQAGMHSRGYSDAYLSAQETKVRFFHEVLNDWIEGRKP; encoded by the coding sequence ATGAATAAGCAGGCCTCAGTCCCGCCGCCAATGAACGGGCGCGATCCCTCCAATTTGCGCGGCGATCCGATCACCGGTGACCGCTACTTCTCAAAAGAGTTCGCGCAAAAAGAGTGGGATCACCTTTGGACTAAGATCTGGCACGTCGCGGGCCGCACTGCCGAATTGGAAGAAGCGGGCGACTACGTAGTCCATAATTTCATGAAAGAATCGGTGATTTGCGTGCGCCAGCACGACGGATCAGTGAAAGCTTTCTACAATTCCTGCGCACACCGCGGGATGCGGCTGGTTCAGGATTCCTCTTCTGTCGATGCTTTCACCTGCCCTTATCACGGCTGGCGTCATGGCCTCGACGGAGTGGTCGAATATGCGCAAGACGCCGATGATTTCGTGAAAGGCAATCCTTGCGGCAAGGCCAAGCTGAAAGAGCTGCGTTGTGAAACCTGGGGCGGTTTTGTCTGGTACACGATGGACGACAACGCGCCGAGCTTGCACGATTATCTCTATCCCATGATGGAGGTCTATCAACGCTACGACATGGAAAAGGCCGTGCGCGTTGCGTGGTATCGGATCGCTCTCAATGCCAACTGGAAGTTTGTCACCGACAATTTCTCGGAAAGCTATCACACCCGCACCGCCCACCCTCAGGTGCCGCCATGGATTGATCAGGATGTCGATTCTGCACGGCTTGAAATCTGGCCCAATGGCCTTGGCCGTACTGTCCAACCCATGCGCCCTTCGCTTACGGACAGACCGGAAGGCGGCGGCAACGCTATGTTCGAGGGCGAACTGCGCAAATGGGATATCGACCCCGACAAGTACGAAACATACGAAGAATTTGCGATCCAGGGCTGGAAAGACCTCAAGGCTGCCAAGCGCAAGCTCTGGAAAGAAAAAGGCTATCTCCATTACGAACATCTCAACGAAGAAGAGATCACCGACAGTCCGCATACGGTGATGTTCCCCAATGTCACGATCAGCTTCCTGCCTGACAATCTGGTCTTCTTCCGCAGTGAGCCTCACCCCGATGACCCAGAGAAGTGCTACTTTGACCTGTGGTGCATGGCATTTCCGGTCGAGGGGCAGACCGAAGTGGAATCGATCATGGCTGGCATTCGGCCCTTGGAAGAAGCGACGCATTGCGAACATCGCGATTTTGATCAGGGGCGCGGTATCCCTGAACTGGCTGGCCAGATCGTTTATCAGGATATGGAGCTTGCCGAAGGGATGCAGGCCGGAATGCATTCGCGCGGCTATTCAGATGCTTATCTGTCTGCGCAAGAAACAAAAGTGCGCTTCTTCCATGAAGTGCTCAACGACTGGATCGAGGGAAGGAAGCCTTAA
- a CDS encoding cytochrome P450 gives MASTAFSDTPEHVPSDRLVDVDIYAPPGFEKDYHEAWAALQADNPPLVWTPRNEGHWVALGGEVMAEVQSDWERFSNRVIVLPKSIGELHGLIPTTIDPPEHRPFRKLLNANLQPAAIRGLQDEIRATAIDLIESFRADGQCNFTQSYASVFPIRIFLALVGLPESDAAKIRLWAECMTRPDAVMSFADARQAFFDYLDPIITERRARPGEDMLSLMLAADVDGRKLTQEEALALSTQVLIAGVDTVVNFLSFVMLELARKPDVRAALRDNPAGIPGATNELFRRFGLVTIAREVRNDIEFHGVQLKAGDMVAIPTAVHGIDPEVNACPMDLDFTRKRPRHSAFGSGPHMCPGQELARSEVAITLQEWLARIPDFEVAPDSDLSTRPGIVGCIERLCLEWSAQ, from the coding sequence ATGGCCAGCACTGCATTTTCTGACACGCCTGAGCACGTGCCGTCTGATCGGCTGGTGGATGTGGATATTTACGCACCGCCCGGCTTTGAAAAGGACTACCATGAAGCGTGGGCGGCCCTTCAAGCGGACAATCCCCCGCTTGTCTGGACGCCGCGCAATGAAGGGCACTGGGTGGCGCTGGGCGGTGAAGTGATGGCTGAAGTGCAGTCCGATTGGGAGCGCTTTTCAAACCGCGTTATCGTTCTACCGAAATCAATCGGTGAATTGCACGGCTTGATTCCGACGACAATAGATCCGCCAGAACATCGCCCGTTCCGCAAGCTCCTCAACGCAAATCTACAACCCGCCGCGATACGGGGGCTGCAGGATGAGATCAGGGCCACCGCTATCGATTTGATAGAGAGCTTCCGCGCCGATGGGCAATGCAACTTCACGCAAAGCTATGCGAGCGTTTTCCCGATCCGCATCTTCTTGGCGCTGGTGGGTCTTCCTGAAAGCGATGCGGCGAAGATCCGTTTGTGGGCAGAATGCATGACGCGGCCTGATGCGGTGATGTCATTTGCGGACGCGCGTCAGGCGTTTTTCGATTACCTTGACCCGATCATAACCGAGCGGCGCGCGAGGCCGGGTGAGGATATGCTTTCTCTCATGCTCGCAGCCGATGTGGACGGGCGCAAGCTTACTCAAGAGGAGGCGTTAGCGCTTTCAACGCAGGTGCTTATTGCCGGCGTTGATACAGTCGTGAATTTCCTCAGCTTCGTGATGCTCGAACTGGCTCGCAAACCTGATGTGCGAGCGGCCCTTCGCGATAATCCCGCTGGCATTCCTGGGGCCACAAATGAGTTATTCCGCCGTTTTGGTTTGGTCACTATCGCTCGCGAGGTCAGAAACGACATTGAGTTTCACGGTGTCCAATTGAAAGCGGGCGACATGGTGGCCATACCGACCGCCGTTCATGGGATTGATCCAGAGGTCAATGCCTGCCCGATGGACCTCGACTTTACTCGCAAACGCCCACGCCATTCTGCATTCGGCAGCGGGCCGCATATGTGTCCGGGTCAGGAACTCGCGCGAAGCGAAGTCGCCATCACCCTTCAGGAATGGTTGGCGCGCATCCCCGATTTCGAGGTCGCGCCCGATAGCGATCTGTCAACACGCCCCGGTATCGTCGGCTGTATCGAACGGCTCTGTCTGGAATGGAGCGCGCAATGA
- a CDS encoding SDR family oxidoreductase — protein MGKMDGRVALITGGASGLGEEDARTLAREGAKVVITDVQDELGEKVAASIDGCIYLNHDVRDEARWGEVVAETIKQFGRLDTLVNNAGLVRFATVEDLSYDDFRLQTEVMINGPFLGCKAAIPHMSKDGSGSIINMASIAGLKGISAIPAYTAAKAGVIGMTRSIAVHCREQGYRIRCNAIAPGGIATPMTAQAMAELPEGNAGRDQAETHGMGQPSDVANMVLYLASDDGRHITGTTITIDNGETME, from the coding sequence ATGGGAAAGATGGACGGCCGGGTTGCCTTGATTACAGGCGGTGCTTCGGGGCTTGGTGAAGAAGATGCGCGCACGCTCGCACGCGAGGGTGCAAAGGTGGTTATCACCGATGTTCAGGACGAATTGGGCGAGAAGGTTGCTGCCAGCATTGATGGGTGCATCTATCTCAACCACGATGTGCGGGACGAAGCGCGCTGGGGCGAAGTGGTCGCTGAAACCATCAAGCAGTTTGGTCGTCTCGATACGCTGGTCAACAATGCAGGGCTCGTGCGTTTCGCGACGGTTGAAGATTTGAGTTACGACGATTTCCGGCTCCAGACGGAAGTGATGATCAACGGCCCATTCCTCGGTTGTAAGGCGGCAATTCCGCATATGTCGAAAGATGGTTCGGGCTCAATCATCAACATGGCATCCATCGCAGGGCTTAAAGGGATCAGCGCAATCCCAGCTTACACCGCTGCGAAGGCGGGTGTGATCGGCATGACCCGTTCAATTGCCGTGCATTGCCGCGAGCAAGGTTATCGTATTCGTTGCAACGCGATTGCTCCTGGCGGAATTGCGACGCCAATGACGGCTCAGGCGATGGCCGAACTTCCGGAAGGCAACGCCGGGCGCGATCAGGCCGAAACGCACGGCATGGGCCAGCCAAGCGATGTTGCCAACATGGTGCTTTATCTCGCCAGTGATGACGGACGCCACATCACAGGGACTACTATCACAATCGACAATGGCGAAACGATGGAATGA
- a CDS encoding AMP-binding protein, with amino-acid sequence MGNKAPWSWLETPPAHHVDHAKSEWREETIASLAQTRADEDPEFVAIVDGVRTLTWREWLDEARALAASLVDAGLEPGDVIAFQLPNWHEAAVINLAAVLAGLVVNPIVPIYRDAEVRQMLGDCGAKAIFTCTEFRRFDFAEMAARLKDELPDLAHVFTVRGEGQNDLKSLIEHGGELSFEPAQVPSGAVKMVLFTSGTTGRPKGVLHAHATLDHVIRKSGAHWGLRDGDAILMPSPVTHVSGYANGLEMPLICGTRTILMESWNADEAVGLIEEHQIAGTVAATPFLVELADRARARGKTLPGFRFFACGGAAVPPDLIPAANAAFDDLRAFRVFGASEVPLVTYGWPNDETLAATTDGEVIDYDVRIVDDEGRDVAAGQEGEIIARGPAMMLGYADEAQSRDAITAEGYFQTGDLGTLDANGALTVTGRKKDLIIRGGENISAVEIEDVLRTHPNVTDASVVAMPHERLGEGVCAYIIPAGKTPKVQSLIDHVIASGLAKQKIPERWEFVDDYPRTASGKIRKDQLRADIKAKIESGN; translated from the coding sequence ATGGGCAATAAAGCACCGTGGAGCTGGCTTGAAACGCCGCCCGCTCATCATGTTGATCACGCAAAAAGCGAATGGCGCGAAGAAACAATCGCCAGCCTCGCGCAAACGCGCGCAGACGAAGATCCTGAATTCGTTGCGATTGTCGACGGCGTTCGCACTCTTACATGGCGAGAATGGCTCGATGAGGCGCGTGCTCTTGCCGCGAGCCTTGTTGATGCAGGTCTAGAACCAGGCGACGTAATCGCGTTCCAATTGCCCAATTGGCACGAAGCAGCGGTGATTAATTTGGCAGCGGTGCTTGCAGGCTTGGTCGTCAACCCAATCGTACCCATCTATAGGGACGCTGAGGTGCGCCAGATGTTGGGCGATTGCGGCGCAAAGGCAATTTTCACGTGCACCGAATTTCGACGCTTCGACTTTGCGGAAATGGCAGCGCGGCTAAAAGATGAGCTCCCCGATCTGGCCCACGTTTTCACCGTCCGCGGCGAAGGTCAAAACGACCTGAAGTCTCTGATAGAGCATGGCGGGGAACTATCGTTCGAGCCTGCACAAGTTCCATCGGGTGCCGTCAAAATGGTTCTGTTCACATCAGGCACAACAGGACGACCCAAAGGCGTGCTTCACGCTCACGCGACGCTTGACCATGTGATCCGCAAAAGCGGCGCTCATTGGGGTCTTCGCGACGGCGATGCGATCCTTATGCCATCGCCTGTCACCCATGTGTCTGGCTATGCCAATGGCCTCGAAATGCCGCTCATCTGCGGGACGCGAACGATCCTGATGGAAAGCTGGAATGCTGACGAAGCGGTTGGCCTGATCGAAGAGCACCAGATTGCCGGAACCGTCGCGGCAACACCATTCCTCGTCGAGCTTGCCGACCGTGCGCGAGCGCGAGGAAAAACGCTTCCCGGCTTCCGCTTCTTCGCTTGTGGCGGAGCGGCGGTGCCGCCTGATCTTATCCCTGCGGCCAACGCCGCATTTGATGATCTGCGCGCCTTCCGCGTGTTCGGTGCATCAGAAGTTCCGCTCGTCACCTATGGCTGGCCCAATGATGAAACACTTGCGGCAACAACCGATGGCGAAGTGATCGACTATGACGTTCGTATCGTCGATGACGAGGGCCGCGATGTGGCTGCCGGGCAAGAGGGTGAGATCATCGCCCGCGGTCCTGCGATGATGCTAGGCTACGCAGATGAGGCGCAAAGCCGGGATGCGATTACGGCGGAAGGCTATTTCCAGACAGGCGACCTTGGCACGCTTGACGCAAATGGCGCGCTGACCGTGACAGGGCGCAAGAAGGACCTCATCATTCGCGGCGGTGAGAATATCAGCGCGGTTGAAATTGAGGATGTGCTGCGCACCCATCCTAACGTAACCGACGCCAGCGTGGTCGCCATGCCGCATGAACGACTGGGTGAAGGGGTGTGCGCTTACATCATCCCTGCTGGCAAAACCCCAAAAGTTCAAAGCCTTATCGACCATGTGATCGCCAGCGGCCTTGCCAAGCAAAAGATCCCGGAACGCTGGGAGTTTGTTGACGATTACCCCCGCACCGCCAGCGGCAAGATCCGAAAGGACCAATTGCGCGCTGATATTAAAGCGAAAATTGAAAGCGGCAATTAA
- a CDS encoding SDR family NAD(P)-dependent oxidoreductase has translation MANVFIVGASRGIGLELAQRHAGRGDRVFAFVRSPDSASDLAQAAGSSAGAITVHAMDIGDPASVASAASAAGDEMVDYLYIVAGVTGPTNNELETDIDWDGWDEAFAIMVKGPLAVFKAFLPRMHEGTKVINYSSQLAASTWPYGGMYAYGTMKNGLNRMMRSVAIDVKDRGIIVITLHPGWVKTDMGGPDADITTEESVAGTMALADRLTIDDSGDFFKWNGEKHAW, from the coding sequence ATGGCAAACGTATTTATTGTTGGCGCAAGTCGCGGAATCGGACTGGAGCTGGCACAACGTCATGCCGGACGCGGCGACAGGGTTTTTGCCTTCGTCCGCTCGCCTGACAGCGCATCGGACTTGGCACAGGCCGCCGGTTCCAGCGCAGGTGCAATTACAGTTCATGCGATGGACATTGGCGACCCCGCATCAGTCGCTTCGGCAGCATCCGCAGCGGGCGATGAGATGGTCGATTATCTCTACATCGTCGCAGGGGTCACCGGCCCCACCAACAACGAGCTTGAAACCGACATCGATTGGGATGGCTGGGACGAAGCTTTTGCGATTATGGTCAAAGGGCCGCTCGCCGTGTTCAAAGCCTTCCTGCCACGGATGCACGAAGGCACGAAGGTCATCAACTATTCGAGCCAGCTTGCCGCATCCACGTGGCCTTATGGCGGTATGTATGCCTATGGCACGATGAAAAACGGCCTTAACCGCATGATGCGTTCGGTTGCAATCGACGTGAAGGATCGCGGCATCATCGTCATCACGCTGCACCCCGGTTGGGTCAAAACCGACATGGGCGGGCCAGATGCGGACATCACCACCGAAGAAAGCGTTGCCGGGACGATGGCTCTCGCTGACCGCCTGACGATTGATGACAGCGGCGATTTCTTCAAATGGAATGGCGAAAAGCACGCCTGGTAA
- a CDS encoding EthD domain-containing protein, translated as MSGITLITLLKRRDGMSKADFIDYYEAQHRKIGERVLKGYATRYIRRFLHPLDGEDQPCDFDVVLEIDFPDQARMEAFFESAGKPDVAAMIAEDEERLFDRTRIRVFMVEEHSSKI; from the coding sequence TTGAGCGGTATTACCCTCATAACCCTGCTCAAACGCCGCGACGGCATGAGCAAGGCGGACTTCATCGATTATTACGAGGCACAGCATCGCAAGATTGGCGAGCGTGTGCTTAAAGGCTATGCGACGCGCTATATCAGGCGGTTTCTGCATCCGCTTGATGGCGAAGATCAGCCCTGTGATTTCGATGTGGTGCTGGAAATCGACTTTCCCGATCAGGCGCGGATGGAAGCCTTCTTTGAAAGCGCAGGCAAGCCCGATGTAGCCGCAATGATTGCTGAGGATGAAGAAAGGCTCTTCGACCGAACGCGCATCCGCGTCTTCATGGTCGAAGAGCACTCTTCGAAAATCTAG